The sequence CACCGATGATATAACAATTAAACCACTTTCTTCGTTGGCTGACGATGTCTGTTCAAACACTTCTCTGGTAAACGATAAAGAACTGTCTAATAAATGTTCAGCTACCTTAAGAATTCCCTTATGCATGTATGCGTAAATAAACTGTAAATTCGGGATTTCGCATTCGGGTCTATCATTCACTAAGCGTTTTAAAGTATAGTTGTAACATTTTGAATTAAGAAAGGCAGTAACATCAGTCAGACTGTTTGACGTCAACGGTCCACTTTTAGCAATCAACCATTGCAGACCTTCAATTACTTTTGATCCAAGAAATAAAGGATTCGAAGCGGACATAGAATCATGATcaacttttatattaacaatcGGTAGGACGTGGTCTGACATTTCATTGCCAACAGACAAATCCGCCTTAACTGGTATTCCGAATTTCCTTAAATGTTCTTCGGGCCCTACACCTGAAAGCATTAATAATTGTGCACTTCCAATAGACCCAGCGCTGAGAACAACTTCATGCCTTGCATATAATCGTAAAGTTTCGTTTACACTTCTGGACACGCTAACTCCTCGCGCCGTATTATTTTCATCAATAATTACTCCCGTACATTGTGTGTTTTTTGCAATTCTCAAATTTCTCTCAACGCCCTTTAAATCTAAATAAGCGTTTGCTGTACTTACTCGTTCCCCTCTCGAAGTAAAACCTAAGATTTTGGAAACGCCGATTTGGGATTTAGCATTTACGTCGGGATTATATGGCAAGTTCAGGGTTGTCATACCTTCTATAATTCTTTCATGCCACGGATTACCAGAATCTCCGAAATAGCCAATCGAAACCACTCCAGAAGTATTGTGATATGCTGCCGATGATTCAGGGAGAAGATTCAAGTCTTGGAGACCTtcgtatttaagaaaataaggtTCGATATCATTCCATGTCCATCCAGTGATATTAAAATCATAGTCTTTCCTGTTCCCGCGGGTGTACATCATGTAGTTGATGCTAGTGGAGCCACCGAGGCAACGTCCACGGGTGAAACGACATCGTTGCCCCTTGAAGCCGAGGCAAGATTTTTTGTTAGGCAATGTTTCGTAATACCAGTCAAGAGAGGAAGACTCCAATGCCAAAGACGCTCCTGGTATCTGTAACAAGCATTTTTACAatcacttttattataaattattaatataaataaacatacactaAATGAGATGGGTTAGAACAGGTGTCAGGTCCAAATCTGCTCTTCATAAAGGACACAAGGCCTTtgcttagcagtgggacatagtaCGGATTGTAACGTCACTTTTTGTACCTTGCTTATTATATTTGGATCCCCGCCTGCCTCCACCAGCAAAACATGCTTGCCAGCAAGCGCAAGACGTGCGGCCACCGCACTGCCCGCAGCGCCCGCGCCCACCACGATGTAATCAAATTCATCaccatctatatatatataaaatatactttaattttgataaacaatattgaaataatgtaaAGCACTAACACTCACTTACAACACATAGAGGTATgttcaataaatacaataaaattattaattgtttgacGATTTtccataatttaatacaaacacTGAAAAATTTTCCTTTAATTATCAGTTTTATAAGAATGAACTTGATATTTGAGGTGACATTTTACCTGCAATATTATCTCCAAAATATGTAATTCTGGAGTGAAAAATCGCATCAAAATCTTTTAAGCTGCCTAACCGCCCGCACAGCAGTATCGCCCCAGCTACCGTCAGTACTGGAaagaaacaaatacatatatatcataatataattgggTATTTTAGAGCATTTCTTAACAGCCCTTTCTTGGTGATGATATTGTCGctctaatatattaatataagttataattataagaaaaagaaATTCAAAACAAGCGAACTTGACTAATGTGTGtggtaaatacaataattttgatatgtttCAGTGTGAATTGGTCATCAGCTGACTTTTTAAAAGCCTTTTCGTAATAGACGTTAAACATATTTgtagatatataaatagattatagatgtaagatattattaaatcttttgtACAATGAGATGTTAAGTTGTTTTTACAtttcttgttttgttttattaaaaagcatttgtataaaacatacaacaacaaacaaacaatcaaaCCGTACAGGTGGTCAGCGATTATCTACTATCTTGGACatcgtttatcatttgatcGGAAATCTCAAATACAGGAGATCGAACGACGATTTGGATTAGGGTGGGCTGTTTTTGGAAAGCTCGAAGATACGTTGACATCCAAACTCCCACAATGCCTCAAGACCAAGATGTTTAACCAATGTGTCTTTGTCAAttgatcgtgtaccaaacgCGGAAATCCAACGAAAGACGAAACtcgaagatattgggaagcgtatcacgaggttaaagtggagatgggctggacacttggccagatgagaagacagaaggtggactaaagtcgtcacggagtggtggcctacAGAAGCAAAAAGGTCAGTGGGCacaccacccgcccgatggtcagacgattttaggaaaatggcgggtgctcagtagatgcgactagcacaggaccgggagaattggcgcgcctgtgaggcggcctatgtccagcagtggataaatgtaggctgaatatgatgatgatgataaaacatattaaaactattttctttTTCCCAC comes from Nymphalis io chromosome 15, ilAglIoxx1.1, whole genome shotgun sequence and encodes:
- the LOC126773705 gene encoding ecdysone oxidase-like, producing MRTDFAKKGQRWDAITSSQPHDPDVKTRNLRLDMTLFVLTVAGAILLCGRLGSLKDFDAIFHSRITYFGDNIADGDEFDYIVVGAGAAGSAVAARLALAGKHVLLVEAGGDPNIISKIPGASLALESSSLDWYYETLPNKKSCLGFKGQRCRFTRGRCLGGSTSINYMMYTRGNRKDYDFNITGWTWNDIEPYFLKYEGLQDLNLLPESSAAYHNTSGVVSIGYFGDSGNPWHERIIEGMTTLNLPYNPDVNAKSQIGVSKILGFTSRGERVSTANAYLDLKGVERNLRIAKNTQCTGVIIDENNTARGVSVSRSVNETLRLYARHEVVLSAGSIGSAQLLMLSGVGPEEHLRKFGIPVKADLSVGNEMSDHVLPIVNIKVDHDSMSASNPLFLGSKVIEGLQWLIAKSGPLTSNSLTDVTAFLNSKCYNYTLKRLVNDRPECEIPNLQFIYAYMHKGILKVAEHLLDSSLSFTREVFEQTSSANEESGLIVISSVVMRPKSRGWIRLASSDPFEAPAITPNYLSEENDVHEMVEAIKIIEQMVETPIYKKYNASILRLKISGCPDVDENGYWECYVRHMTHSVHHAVGTAAIGRVVDERLRVKGVKNLRVGDASVLPHLPRGNTAAAVIAIGERLSDFLLQDQFLELR